A genomic stretch from Desulfatiglans sp. includes:
- the lspA gene encoding signal peptidase II gives MKIKERAIYILMILAGTVLSDQVTKKIAQEYLQNSAPISFLYNFFVLTYAENTGGFLGMGANVNEEIRFWLFSVAVSLFLAAMFVYLIFSKAFSTRQTLMLAMVLGGGIGNLIDRLMYDGKVIDFMNFGIGPLRTGILNVADIYITFGAIFLFLFILGDGKKIQNEKSE, from the coding sequence ATGAAAATAAAAGAAAGGGCCATATATATTTTAATGATACTCGCCGGGACAGTTTTATCTGATCAGGTTACAAAAAAGATTGCACAGGAATACCTTCAGAATTCGGCACCCATCTCCTTTTTATATAACTTTTTTGTACTGACATATGCTGAAAACACAGGCGGATTTCTGGGTATGGGGGCCAATGTAAATGAGGAGATCAGGTTCTGGCTCTTTTCTGTTGCCGTATCCCTTTTTCTTGCCGCCATGTTTGTCTACCTGATCTTTTCAAAGGCCTTTTCCACAAGACAGACCCTTATGCTGGCAATGGTGCTTGGTGGGGGCATAGGAAACCTTATAGACAGGCTTATGTATGATGGAAAGGTAATTGATTTTATGAATTTCGGAATAGGCCCTCTCAGAACAGGTATCCTGAATGTGGCTGATATTTACATAACCTTCGGGGCAATATTCCTGTTTTTGTTTATCTTAGGTGATGGAAAAAAGATTCAGAATGAAAAATCAGAGTAA